A genomic window from Candidatus Pelagisphaera phototrophica includes:
- a CDS encoding polysaccharide pyruvyl transferase family protein produces MIINVHRNSVNNIGDLLSSPLKYFKYDNKTKVIDICDAYKSVFFTKYLCKLKLEKLHIIFGGGGLLDNSYFEKELNYITNLKPDSIIYWGVGHNKHYNENISRLNSSSKALLRASKLWGVRDKIEGLNYLPCSSCMHPALGMNLGLRNDIVIYEHEHIPLSTSDLDTKPKMTNNNQDFEEVVKFLGSANYVITNSYHGMYWALLLKKKVVAVPFSNKFDLFSYDVPMGGIEEWSELLEKSTIYDNALEECRLLNNEFYKKTLTLYQ; encoded by the coding sequence ATGATAATTAATGTTCATCGTAATAGTGTAAACAATATCGGAGATTTATTGTCGTCGCCATTAAAATATTTTAAATATGATAATAAAACAAAAGTTATTGATATTTGTGATGCTTATAAATCTGTTTTTTTTACTAAATACTTGTGCAAGTTGAAGCTAGAAAAACTGCATATTATTTTTGGCGGTGGGGGATTGCTCGATAATAGTTATTTCGAAAAGGAATTAAACTATATAACGAATCTGAAACCCGATTCAATCATTTACTGGGGTGTTGGGCACAATAAACATTATAATGAAAATATTTCTAGGTTGAATAGTAGCTCAAAAGCTTTACTTCGAGCATCCAAACTTTGGGGAGTTAGGGATAAAATAGAAGGCTTGAACTACTTACCTTGTTCAAGTTGTATGCATCCTGCCCTTGGTATGAATCTAGGTTTAAGGAATGATATTGTGATTTACGAGCATGAGCACATACCTCTAAGCACTAGCGACTTAGATACTAAGCCTAAGATGACTAATAATAATCAGGACTTCGAAGAGGTAGTTAAGTTTCTGGGTTCAGCAAACTATGTAATAACTAATAGTTATCATGGCATGTATTGGGCATTACTTCTAAAGAAAAAAGTTGTGGCTGTGCCATTCTCAAATAAGTTCGATTTGTTTTCGTATGATGTTCCCATGGGAGGAATTGAAGAATGGTCCGAATTACTTGAAAAGAGCACCATTTATGATAATGCTTTAGAGGAGTGCAGACTTTTAAATAATGAATTCTATAAAAAAACACTTACCTTGTATCAATAA